A single genomic interval of Hemibagrus wyckioides isolate EC202008001 linkage group LG13, SWU_Hwy_1.0, whole genome shotgun sequence harbors:
- the rsph10b gene encoding radial spoke head 10 homolog B isoform X3, translating into MSDIKTLNELQNYSASSAASEALIAEQAARADLSASATARDTETSAELEIPAVHVLSDIIIQRYEGGRSGELFHGEGVAHFVGGHVYKGSFIDGFMHGHGEYAWADGLKYEGDFKSNAPMGHGTYTWLDCSTYEGEVCNGIRNGTGTYKSAKTCTIYRGQWHNGKRHGKGTMFFNLEATSWYEGDWENNQREGWGMRCYPSGDTYEGQWKNSVRHGEGTMKWIQMGQQYSGQWVNGVQHGHGVHTWFLRRVPSSQYPTRNEYKGEFAQGLRHGQGTFVYASGAVYTGSWKEDKKHGRGKFIFKNGHVYDGEFSDDHMVEVPASSTISLWTLNGLPSRADELGNSASVLGPDMALSIDTLLNQFPGVQRMQELRQVEFAIMRHITLLRTIYSMYSSLGHENSPDNTFLLSQLQFWRFLKDCSVHQHGLTLAQLDHLINKDVSPGEVHSPFSTMLLRKWISCIVVAAYHIYHRDFESSSNVLEECFSKLMRQNIIPSAKNVKGPLYCHPLRAMIGKRYIDRCWEIYQTVPKVISAVVSDIMTARHFIWMLKVLGLFDCTLTTTRLLVILSLENPAIANASTHSNLDLEINFLEFFEALLVCAEVKNANGVGAAQHRQCELGNPDETPTRDQMRNSPIPSQLASPLQYESTVLSSSTIISSAATSELKSKVTVQSSLTEEIQHKDEGINPSKLAVTNPSEMEMNKPAASSVLVKDTQVTEPPCINAEITEEERPEQQLENWITHIHQFFTHTFFPAYEQNLVCEKEIQEERRRQTTNNRITLEKAKANANLREQQRAEEKRSKEKEDCSKEQMVEDEERSHVLEDLKNSSIACSTPVTSLNSLDLKQSPTNKKKKK; encoded by the exons ATGTCGGACATAAAGACACTTAACGAACTGCAGAATTACTCCGCGTCGAGCGCGGCTTCAGAAGCGTTGATAGCCGAGCAAGCAGCGCGTGCAGATCTCTCAGCATCAGCTACTGCACGAGACACCGAAACATCAGCCGAGCTCGAGATTCCAGCTGTGCATGTCCTCTCAGACATTATCATTCAGAG ATATGAAGGCGGCAGGTCAGGAGAGCTGTTCCACGGGGAAGGAGTCGCCCACTTTGTAGGTGGACATGTGTACAAG GGAAGCTTTATTGATGGCTTTATGCATGGCCATGGAGAATACGCATGGGCAGATGGGCTAAAGTATGAG GGGGACTTTAAATCAAATGCTCCAATGGGACATGGGACGTACACATGGTTAGACTGTAGCACCTATGAGGGGGAAGTATGCAATGGCATCCGAAATGGCACTGGAACTTACAAATCTGCCAAAACCTGCACTATATACAGAGGGCAATGGCACAACGGCAAAAGACATGGCAAG GGGACAATGTTCTTCAATCTGGAGGCGACATCTTGGTATGAGGGTGACTGGGAAAACAACCAAAGAGAAGGCTGGGGTATGCGCTG CTATCCATCAGGAGACACATATGAAGGCCAGTGGAAGAACAGCGTCAGGCATGGGGAAGGAACAATGAAATGGATTCAGATGGGTCAGCAATACAGTGGGCAATGGGTTAATGGTGTTCAG CATGGACATGGGGTACACACATGGTTTTTGCGACGGGTTCCTAGCTCTCAGTATCCCACCAGGAATGAGTATAAAGGGGAATTTGCTCAAGGTCTGCGTCATGGTCAAGGAACATTCGTCTATGCAAGTGGCGCAGTTTACACTGGATCTTGGAAGGAGGATAAAAAACACGGTCGG gGAAAGTTTATTTTCAAAAATGGTCACGTATATGACGGGGAGTTTAGCGATGATCATATGGTGGAAGTCCCAGCATCCTCCACTATTTCATTATGGACACTAAATGGCTTACCTAGTAGAGCTGATGAGTTAGGCAATAGTgcctcagtacttggtcctgaCATGGCTTTGAGCATTGACACTCTATTAAATCAGTTTCCTGGCGTGCAAAGAATGCAGGAGCTCAGACAG GTGGAATTTGCCATTATGAGACACATCACATTGCTGAggacaatatacagtatgtacagcaGCCTTGGACATGAGAACTCTCCAGACAACACTTTCCTGCTCAGTCAGCTACAATTCTGGCGCTTTCTTAAGGACTGCAGTGTCCACCAGCATGGATTAACCCTGGCACAGTTGGACCACCTTATTAACA AGGATGTCTCTCCAGGGGAGGTTCATTCACCTTTTAGTACAATGTTGCTGAGGAAGTGGATTAGTTGTATTGTCGTTGCAGCATACCATATTTACCACAGAGACTTTGA GTCCTCTAGTAATGTACTTGAAGAGTGCTTTTCCAAGCTCATGAGACAGAACATCATTCCCAGTGCCAAGAATGTAAAAG GACCTCTTTACTGCCACCCTCTTCGTGCTATGATTGGCAAGCGCTATATTGACAGATGCTGGGAGATATACCAGACTGTCCCTAAAGTCATCTCCGCTGTCGTCTCTGACATCATGACCGCCAGGCACTTCATCTGGATGTTGAAG GTTCTTGGTCTCTTTGACTGTACGTTAACCACAACAAGATTGCTAGTGATCCTCTCACTGGAAAATCCTGCAATCGCAAACGCTTCTACTCACAGTAACCTTGATTTGGAG ATCAATTTTCTTGAGTTCTTTGAGGCATTACTGGTTTGTGCTGAAGTGAAGAATGCAAATGGAGTGGGAGCTGCACAACACAGACAGTGTGAGTTGGGAAATCCTGATGAGACTCCAACAAGAGATCAGATGAGAAACAGCCCTATTCCCAGCCAGTTGGCGTCTCCTCTG CAGTACGAATCGACCGTGCTGTCCTCAAGCACCATCATTTCATCTGCTGCCACCAGC GAACTCAAATCCAAGGTAACAGTACAATCATCTCTAACTGAGGAGATACAACACAAAG ATGAGGGAATTAACCCATCTAAACTGGCTGTTACAAACCCATCtgagatggaaatgaacaaGCCTGCTGCAAGCAGTGTGTTAGTCAAAGACACACAAGTGACTGAGCCTCCATGTATAAACGCAG AGATTACAGAAGAGGAGCGACCGGAACAACAGCTAGAGAACTGGATCACTCACATTCACCAGTTCTTCACCCACACATTCTTCCCAGCATATGAACAGAACTTGGTGTGTGAAAAGGAGATTCAAGAGGAACGCAGAAGACAAACCACAAACAACAGAATCACCCTAGAAAAGGCCAAGGCAAATGCAAA TCTGAGAGAGCAGCAGAGAGCAGAAGAGAAGAGGTCCAAAGAAAAAGAGGATTGCTCCAAAGAACAAATGGTGGAAGATGAAGAGAGAAGCCATGTCCTAGAGGACCTGAAAAATTCCTCCATAGCTTGCTCAACGCCAGTGACCTCCTTGAACTCTTTGGATCTGAAGCAATCACCAaccaacaagaagaagaaaaaatga
- the rsph10b gene encoding radial spoke head 10 homolog B isoform X5: MSDIKTLNELQNYSASSAASEALIAEQAARADLSASATARDTETSAELEIPAVHVLSDIIIQRYEGGRSGELFHGEGVAHFVGGHVYKGSFIDGFMHGHGEYAWADGLKYEGDFKSNAPMGHGTYTWLDCSTYEGEVCNGIRNGTGTYKSAKTCTIYRGQWHNGKRHGKGTMFFNLEATSWYEGDWENNQREGWGMRCYPSGDTYEGQWKNSVRHGEGTMKWIQMGQQYSGQWVNGVQHGHGVHTWFLRRVPSSQYPTRNEYKGEFAQGLRHGQGTFVYASGAVYTGSWKEDKKHGRGKFIFKNGHVYDGEFSDDHMVEVPASSTISLWTLNGLPSRADELGNSASVLGPDMALSIDTLLNQFPGVQRMQELRQVEFAIMRHITLLRTIYSMYSSLGHENSPDNTFLLSQLQFWRFLKDCSVHQHGLTLAQLDHLINKDVSPGEVHSPFSTMLLRKWISCIVVAAYHIYHRDFESSSNVLEECFSKLMRQNIIPSAKNVKGPLYCHPLRAMIGKRYIDRCWEIYQTVPKVISAVVSDIMTARHFIWMLKINFLEFFEALLVCAEVKNANGVGAAQHRQCELGNPDETPTRDQMRNSPIPSQLASPLQYESTVLSSSTIISSAATSVKSFEELKSKVTVQSSLTEEIQHKDEGINPSKLAVTNPSEMEMNKPAASSVLVKDTQVTEPPCINAEITEEERPEQQLENWITHIHQFFTHTFFPAYEQNLVCEKEIQEERRRQTTNNRITLEKAKANANLREQQRAEEKRSKEKEDCSKEQMVEDEERSHVLEDLKNSSIACSTPVTSLNSLDLKQSPTNKKKKK; the protein is encoded by the exons ATGTCGGACATAAAGACACTTAACGAACTGCAGAATTACTCCGCGTCGAGCGCGGCTTCAGAAGCGTTGATAGCCGAGCAAGCAGCGCGTGCAGATCTCTCAGCATCAGCTACTGCACGAGACACCGAAACATCAGCCGAGCTCGAGATTCCAGCTGTGCATGTCCTCTCAGACATTATCATTCAGAG ATATGAAGGCGGCAGGTCAGGAGAGCTGTTCCACGGGGAAGGAGTCGCCCACTTTGTAGGTGGACATGTGTACAAG GGAAGCTTTATTGATGGCTTTATGCATGGCCATGGAGAATACGCATGGGCAGATGGGCTAAAGTATGAG GGGGACTTTAAATCAAATGCTCCAATGGGACATGGGACGTACACATGGTTAGACTGTAGCACCTATGAGGGGGAAGTATGCAATGGCATCCGAAATGGCACTGGAACTTACAAATCTGCCAAAACCTGCACTATATACAGAGGGCAATGGCACAACGGCAAAAGACATGGCAAG GGGACAATGTTCTTCAATCTGGAGGCGACATCTTGGTATGAGGGTGACTGGGAAAACAACCAAAGAGAAGGCTGGGGTATGCGCTG CTATCCATCAGGAGACACATATGAAGGCCAGTGGAAGAACAGCGTCAGGCATGGGGAAGGAACAATGAAATGGATTCAGATGGGTCAGCAATACAGTGGGCAATGGGTTAATGGTGTTCAG CATGGACATGGGGTACACACATGGTTTTTGCGACGGGTTCCTAGCTCTCAGTATCCCACCAGGAATGAGTATAAAGGGGAATTTGCTCAAGGTCTGCGTCATGGTCAAGGAACATTCGTCTATGCAAGTGGCGCAGTTTACACTGGATCTTGGAAGGAGGATAAAAAACACGGTCGG gGAAAGTTTATTTTCAAAAATGGTCACGTATATGACGGGGAGTTTAGCGATGATCATATGGTGGAAGTCCCAGCATCCTCCACTATTTCATTATGGACACTAAATGGCTTACCTAGTAGAGCTGATGAGTTAGGCAATAGTgcctcagtacttggtcctgaCATGGCTTTGAGCATTGACACTCTATTAAATCAGTTTCCTGGCGTGCAAAGAATGCAGGAGCTCAGACAG GTGGAATTTGCCATTATGAGACACATCACATTGCTGAggacaatatacagtatgtacagcaGCCTTGGACATGAGAACTCTCCAGACAACACTTTCCTGCTCAGTCAGCTACAATTCTGGCGCTTTCTTAAGGACTGCAGTGTCCACCAGCATGGATTAACCCTGGCACAGTTGGACCACCTTATTAACA AGGATGTCTCTCCAGGGGAGGTTCATTCACCTTTTAGTACAATGTTGCTGAGGAAGTGGATTAGTTGTATTGTCGTTGCAGCATACCATATTTACCACAGAGACTTTGA GTCCTCTAGTAATGTACTTGAAGAGTGCTTTTCCAAGCTCATGAGACAGAACATCATTCCCAGTGCCAAGAATGTAAAAG GACCTCTTTACTGCCACCCTCTTCGTGCTATGATTGGCAAGCGCTATATTGACAGATGCTGGGAGATATACCAGACTGTCCCTAAAGTCATCTCCGCTGTCGTCTCTGACATCATGACCGCCAGGCACTTCATCTGGATGTTGAAG ATCAATTTTCTTGAGTTCTTTGAGGCATTACTGGTTTGTGCTGAAGTGAAGAATGCAAATGGAGTGGGAGCTGCACAACACAGACAGTGTGAGTTGGGAAATCCTGATGAGACTCCAACAAGAGATCAGATGAGAAACAGCCCTATTCCCAGCCAGTTGGCGTCTCCTCTG CAGTACGAATCGACCGTGCTGTCCTCAAGCACCATCATTTCATCTGCTGCCACCAGCGTAAAATCTTTCGAG GAACTCAAATCCAAGGTAACAGTACAATCATCTCTAACTGAGGAGATACAACACAAAG ATGAGGGAATTAACCCATCTAAACTGGCTGTTACAAACCCATCtgagatggaaatgaacaaGCCTGCTGCAAGCAGTGTGTTAGTCAAAGACACACAAGTGACTGAGCCTCCATGTATAAACGCAG AGATTACAGAAGAGGAGCGACCGGAACAACAGCTAGAGAACTGGATCACTCACATTCACCAGTTCTTCACCCACACATTCTTCCCAGCATATGAACAGAACTTGGTGTGTGAAAAGGAGATTCAAGAGGAACGCAGAAGACAAACCACAAACAACAGAATCACCCTAGAAAAGGCCAAGGCAAATGCAAA TCTGAGAGAGCAGCAGAGAGCAGAAGAGAAGAGGTCCAAAGAAAAAGAGGATTGCTCCAAAGAACAAATGGTGGAAGATGAAGAGAGAAGCCATGTCCTAGAGGACCTGAAAAATTCCTCCATAGCTTGCTCAACGCCAGTGACCTCCTTGAACTCTTTGGATCTGAAGCAATCACCAaccaacaagaagaagaaaaaatga
- the rsph10b gene encoding radial spoke head 10 homolog B isoform X4, which produces MSDIKTLNELQNYSASSAASEALIAEQAARADLSASATARDTETSAELEIPAVHVLSDIIIQRYEGGRSGELFHGEGVAHFVGGHVYKGSFIDGFMHGHGEYAWADGLKYEGDFKSNAPMGHGTYTWLDCSTYEGEVCNGIRNGTGTYKSAKTCTIYRGQWHNGKRHGKGTMFFNLEATSWYEGDWENNQREGWGMRCYPSGDTYEGQWKNSVRHGEGTMKWIQMGQQYSGQWVNGVQHGHGVHTWFLRRVPSSQYPTRNEYKGEFAQGLRHGQGTFVYASGAVYTGSWKEDKKHGRGKFIFKNGHVYDGEFSDDHMVEVPASSTISLWTLNGLPSRADELGNSASVLGPDMALSIDTLLNQFPGVQRMQELRQVEFAIMRHITLLRTIYSMYSSLGHENSPDNTFLLSQLQFWRFLKDCSVHQHGLTLAQLDHLINKDVSPGEVHSPFSTMLLRKWISCIVVAAYHIYHRDFESSSNVLEECFSKLMRQNIIPSAKNVKGPLYCHPLRAMIGKRYIDRCWEIYQTVPKVISAVVSDIMTARHFIWMLKVLGLFDCTLTTTRLLVILSLENPAIANASTHSNLDLEINFLEFFEALLVCAEVKNANGVGAAQHRQCELGNPDETPTRDQMRNSPIPSQLASPLYESTVLSSSTIISSAATSELKSKVTVQSSLTEEIQHKDEGINPSKLAVTNPSEMEMNKPAASSVLVKDTQVTEPPCINAEITEEERPEQQLENWITHIHQFFTHTFFPAYEQNLVCEKEIQEERRRQTTNNRITLEKAKANANLREQQRAEEKRSKEKEDCSKEQMVEDEERSHVLEDLKNSSIACSTPVTSLNSLDLKQSPTNKKKKK; this is translated from the exons ATGTCGGACATAAAGACACTTAACGAACTGCAGAATTACTCCGCGTCGAGCGCGGCTTCAGAAGCGTTGATAGCCGAGCAAGCAGCGCGTGCAGATCTCTCAGCATCAGCTACTGCACGAGACACCGAAACATCAGCCGAGCTCGAGATTCCAGCTGTGCATGTCCTCTCAGACATTATCATTCAGAG ATATGAAGGCGGCAGGTCAGGAGAGCTGTTCCACGGGGAAGGAGTCGCCCACTTTGTAGGTGGACATGTGTACAAG GGAAGCTTTATTGATGGCTTTATGCATGGCCATGGAGAATACGCATGGGCAGATGGGCTAAAGTATGAG GGGGACTTTAAATCAAATGCTCCAATGGGACATGGGACGTACACATGGTTAGACTGTAGCACCTATGAGGGGGAAGTATGCAATGGCATCCGAAATGGCACTGGAACTTACAAATCTGCCAAAACCTGCACTATATACAGAGGGCAATGGCACAACGGCAAAAGACATGGCAAG GGGACAATGTTCTTCAATCTGGAGGCGACATCTTGGTATGAGGGTGACTGGGAAAACAACCAAAGAGAAGGCTGGGGTATGCGCTG CTATCCATCAGGAGACACATATGAAGGCCAGTGGAAGAACAGCGTCAGGCATGGGGAAGGAACAATGAAATGGATTCAGATGGGTCAGCAATACAGTGGGCAATGGGTTAATGGTGTTCAG CATGGACATGGGGTACACACATGGTTTTTGCGACGGGTTCCTAGCTCTCAGTATCCCACCAGGAATGAGTATAAAGGGGAATTTGCTCAAGGTCTGCGTCATGGTCAAGGAACATTCGTCTATGCAAGTGGCGCAGTTTACACTGGATCTTGGAAGGAGGATAAAAAACACGGTCGG gGAAAGTTTATTTTCAAAAATGGTCACGTATATGACGGGGAGTTTAGCGATGATCATATGGTGGAAGTCCCAGCATCCTCCACTATTTCATTATGGACACTAAATGGCTTACCTAGTAGAGCTGATGAGTTAGGCAATAGTgcctcagtacttggtcctgaCATGGCTTTGAGCATTGACACTCTATTAAATCAGTTTCCTGGCGTGCAAAGAATGCAGGAGCTCAGACAG GTGGAATTTGCCATTATGAGACACATCACATTGCTGAggacaatatacagtatgtacagcaGCCTTGGACATGAGAACTCTCCAGACAACACTTTCCTGCTCAGTCAGCTACAATTCTGGCGCTTTCTTAAGGACTGCAGTGTCCACCAGCATGGATTAACCCTGGCACAGTTGGACCACCTTATTAACA AGGATGTCTCTCCAGGGGAGGTTCATTCACCTTTTAGTACAATGTTGCTGAGGAAGTGGATTAGTTGTATTGTCGTTGCAGCATACCATATTTACCACAGAGACTTTGA GTCCTCTAGTAATGTACTTGAAGAGTGCTTTTCCAAGCTCATGAGACAGAACATCATTCCCAGTGCCAAGAATGTAAAAG GACCTCTTTACTGCCACCCTCTTCGTGCTATGATTGGCAAGCGCTATATTGACAGATGCTGGGAGATATACCAGACTGTCCCTAAAGTCATCTCCGCTGTCGTCTCTGACATCATGACCGCCAGGCACTTCATCTGGATGTTGAAG GTTCTTGGTCTCTTTGACTGTACGTTAACCACAACAAGATTGCTAGTGATCCTCTCACTGGAAAATCCTGCAATCGCAAACGCTTCTACTCACAGTAACCTTGATTTGGAG ATCAATTTTCTTGAGTTCTTTGAGGCATTACTGGTTTGTGCTGAAGTGAAGAATGCAAATGGAGTGGGAGCTGCACAACACAGACAGTGTGAGTTGGGAAATCCTGATGAGACTCCAACAAGAGATCAGATGAGAAACAGCCCTATTCCCAGCCAGTTGGCGTCTCCTCTG TACGAATCGACCGTGCTGTCCTCAAGCACCATCATTTCATCTGCTGCCACCAGC GAACTCAAATCCAAGGTAACAGTACAATCATCTCTAACTGAGGAGATACAACACAAAG ATGAGGGAATTAACCCATCTAAACTGGCTGTTACAAACCCATCtgagatggaaatgaacaaGCCTGCTGCAAGCAGTGTGTTAGTCAAAGACACACAAGTGACTGAGCCTCCATGTATAAACGCAG AGATTACAGAAGAGGAGCGACCGGAACAACAGCTAGAGAACTGGATCACTCACATTCACCAGTTCTTCACCCACACATTCTTCCCAGCATATGAACAGAACTTGGTGTGTGAAAAGGAGATTCAAGAGGAACGCAGAAGACAAACCACAAACAACAGAATCACCCTAGAAAAGGCCAAGGCAAATGCAAA TCTGAGAGAGCAGCAGAGAGCAGAAGAGAAGAGGTCCAAAGAAAAAGAGGATTGCTCCAAAGAACAAATGGTGGAAGATGAAGAGAGAAGCCATGTCCTAGAGGACCTGAAAAATTCCTCCATAGCTTGCTCAACGCCAGTGACCTCCTTGAACTCTTTGGATCTGAAGCAATCACCAaccaacaagaagaagaaaaaatga
- the rsph10b gene encoding radial spoke head 10 homolog B isoform X2, whose translation MSDIKTLNELQNYSASSAASEALIAEQAARADLSASATARDTETSAELEIPAVHVLSDIIIQRYEGGRSGELFHGEGVAHFVGGHVYKGSFIDGFMHGHGEYAWADGLKYEGDFKSNAPMGHGTYTWLDCSTYEGEVCNGIRNGTGTYKSAKTCTIYRGQWHNGKRHGKGTMFFNLEATSWYEGDWENNQREGWGMRCYPSGDTYEGQWKNSVRHGEGTMKWIQMGQQYSGQWVNGVQHGHGVHTWFLRRVPSSQYPTRNEYKGEFAQGLRHGQGTFVYASGAVYTGSWKEDKKHGRGKFIFKNGHVYDGEFSDDHMVEVPASSTISLWTLNGLPSRADELGNSASVLGPDMALSIDTLLNQFPGVQRMQELRQVEFAIMRHITLLRTIYSMYSSLGHENSPDNTFLLSQLQFWRFLKDCSVHQHGLTLAQLDHLINKDVSPGEVHSPFSTMLLRKWISCIVVAAYHIYHRDFESSSNVLEECFSKLMRQNIIPSAKNVKGPLYCHPLRAMIGKRYIDRCWEIYQTVPKVISAVVSDIMTARHFIWMLKVLGLFDCTLTTTRLLVILSLENPAIANASTHSNLDLEINFLEFFEALLVCAEVKNANGVGAAQHRQCELGNPDETPTRDQMRNSPIPSQLASPLYESTVLSSSTIISSAATSVKSFEELKSKVTVQSSLTEEIQHKDEGINPSKLAVTNPSEMEMNKPAASSVLVKDTQVTEPPCINAEITEEERPEQQLENWITHIHQFFTHTFFPAYEQNLVCEKEIQEERRRQTTNNRITLEKAKANANLREQQRAEEKRSKEKEDCSKEQMVEDEERSHVLEDLKNSSIACSTPVTSLNSLDLKQSPTNKKKKK comes from the exons ATGTCGGACATAAAGACACTTAACGAACTGCAGAATTACTCCGCGTCGAGCGCGGCTTCAGAAGCGTTGATAGCCGAGCAAGCAGCGCGTGCAGATCTCTCAGCATCAGCTACTGCACGAGACACCGAAACATCAGCCGAGCTCGAGATTCCAGCTGTGCATGTCCTCTCAGACATTATCATTCAGAG ATATGAAGGCGGCAGGTCAGGAGAGCTGTTCCACGGGGAAGGAGTCGCCCACTTTGTAGGTGGACATGTGTACAAG GGAAGCTTTATTGATGGCTTTATGCATGGCCATGGAGAATACGCATGGGCAGATGGGCTAAAGTATGAG GGGGACTTTAAATCAAATGCTCCAATGGGACATGGGACGTACACATGGTTAGACTGTAGCACCTATGAGGGGGAAGTATGCAATGGCATCCGAAATGGCACTGGAACTTACAAATCTGCCAAAACCTGCACTATATACAGAGGGCAATGGCACAACGGCAAAAGACATGGCAAG GGGACAATGTTCTTCAATCTGGAGGCGACATCTTGGTATGAGGGTGACTGGGAAAACAACCAAAGAGAAGGCTGGGGTATGCGCTG CTATCCATCAGGAGACACATATGAAGGCCAGTGGAAGAACAGCGTCAGGCATGGGGAAGGAACAATGAAATGGATTCAGATGGGTCAGCAATACAGTGGGCAATGGGTTAATGGTGTTCAG CATGGACATGGGGTACACACATGGTTTTTGCGACGGGTTCCTAGCTCTCAGTATCCCACCAGGAATGAGTATAAAGGGGAATTTGCTCAAGGTCTGCGTCATGGTCAAGGAACATTCGTCTATGCAAGTGGCGCAGTTTACACTGGATCTTGGAAGGAGGATAAAAAACACGGTCGG gGAAAGTTTATTTTCAAAAATGGTCACGTATATGACGGGGAGTTTAGCGATGATCATATGGTGGAAGTCCCAGCATCCTCCACTATTTCATTATGGACACTAAATGGCTTACCTAGTAGAGCTGATGAGTTAGGCAATAGTgcctcagtacttggtcctgaCATGGCTTTGAGCATTGACACTCTATTAAATCAGTTTCCTGGCGTGCAAAGAATGCAGGAGCTCAGACAG GTGGAATTTGCCATTATGAGACACATCACATTGCTGAggacaatatacagtatgtacagcaGCCTTGGACATGAGAACTCTCCAGACAACACTTTCCTGCTCAGTCAGCTACAATTCTGGCGCTTTCTTAAGGACTGCAGTGTCCACCAGCATGGATTAACCCTGGCACAGTTGGACCACCTTATTAACA AGGATGTCTCTCCAGGGGAGGTTCATTCACCTTTTAGTACAATGTTGCTGAGGAAGTGGATTAGTTGTATTGTCGTTGCAGCATACCATATTTACCACAGAGACTTTGA GTCCTCTAGTAATGTACTTGAAGAGTGCTTTTCCAAGCTCATGAGACAGAACATCATTCCCAGTGCCAAGAATGTAAAAG GACCTCTTTACTGCCACCCTCTTCGTGCTATGATTGGCAAGCGCTATATTGACAGATGCTGGGAGATATACCAGACTGTCCCTAAAGTCATCTCCGCTGTCGTCTCTGACATCATGACCGCCAGGCACTTCATCTGGATGTTGAAG GTTCTTGGTCTCTTTGACTGTACGTTAACCACAACAAGATTGCTAGTGATCCTCTCACTGGAAAATCCTGCAATCGCAAACGCTTCTACTCACAGTAACCTTGATTTGGAG ATCAATTTTCTTGAGTTCTTTGAGGCATTACTGGTTTGTGCTGAAGTGAAGAATGCAAATGGAGTGGGAGCTGCACAACACAGACAGTGTGAGTTGGGAAATCCTGATGAGACTCCAACAAGAGATCAGATGAGAAACAGCCCTATTCCCAGCCAGTTGGCGTCTCCTCTG TACGAATCGACCGTGCTGTCCTCAAGCACCATCATTTCATCTGCTGCCACCAGCGTAAAATCTTTCGAG GAACTCAAATCCAAGGTAACAGTACAATCATCTCTAACTGAGGAGATACAACACAAAG ATGAGGGAATTAACCCATCTAAACTGGCTGTTACAAACCCATCtgagatggaaatgaacaaGCCTGCTGCAAGCAGTGTGTTAGTCAAAGACACACAAGTGACTGAGCCTCCATGTATAAACGCAG AGATTACAGAAGAGGAGCGACCGGAACAACAGCTAGAGAACTGGATCACTCACATTCACCAGTTCTTCACCCACACATTCTTCCCAGCATATGAACAGAACTTGGTGTGTGAAAAGGAGATTCAAGAGGAACGCAGAAGACAAACCACAAACAACAGAATCACCCTAGAAAAGGCCAAGGCAAATGCAAA TCTGAGAGAGCAGCAGAGAGCAGAAGAGAAGAGGTCCAAAGAAAAAGAGGATTGCTCCAAAGAACAAATGGTGGAAGATGAAGAGAGAAGCCATGTCCTAGAGGACCTGAAAAATTCCTCCATAGCTTGCTCAACGCCAGTGACCTCCTTGAACTCTTTGGATCTGAAGCAATCACCAaccaacaagaagaagaaaaaatga